A portion of the Salvia hispanica cultivar TCC Black 2014 unplaced genomic scaffold, UniMelb_Shisp_WGS_1.0 HiC_scaffold_786, whole genome shotgun sequence genome contains these proteins:
- the LOC125200053 gene encoding DNA repair RAD52-like protein 2, chloroplastic, whose protein sequence is MAVQCPKIRPAVEAGFPVMRHRLPWQTQTKISFSVPNKAMNLRISALSGGDNSSSSKKSAAPNSNYVVPLDKSSCITRPLAEILRDLNKKVSDNIIKTNDNHSTFIPWYHANRMLSFYAPGWCGEIRDVIFSENGSVTVVYRVTVRGSDGEAHRESTGTVSPGNGEIVDPVAAAEQIAFCRACSRFGLGLYLYHEE, encoded by the exons ATGGCTGTCCAATGCCCTAAAATCAGGCCAGCAGTAGAAGCCGGTTTTCCTGTGATGCGCCATCGATTACCATGGCAGACACAGACCAAAATCAGCTTCAGTGTTCCCAACAAGGCAATGAATCTCAGGATTTCAGCTCTCTCTGGAGGAGacaatagtagtagtagcaaGAAATCTGCTGCCCCCAATTCGAATTATGTGGTTCCTTTAGACAAGTCTTCCTGCATCACTCGCCCCCTCGCTGAGATTCTCCGTGACCTCAATAAGAAGGTTTCtgataatattattaagaCCAATGATAATCATTCCACATTTATCCCATG GTACCATGCCAATCGTATGCTGAGCTTTTATGCCCCAG GTTGGTGTGGAGAAATCCGTGATGTTATCTTTTCTGAGAATGGAAGTGTGACTGTGGTTTATCGGGTGACTGTACGGGGCTCAGATGGCGAG GCACATCGTGAGTCAACTGGGACAGTGTCGCCTGGCAATGGTGAGATCGTAGATCCTGTTGCTGCAGCAGAGCAGATAGCTTTTTGCAGAGCATGTTCGCGATTTGGTCTTGGCTTGTACCTTTACCACGAAGAGTAG
- the LOC125200052 gene encoding uncharacterized protein LOC125200052 — MEEEEEAAAFVREEVEDWDDEVKSRARFKALSGQRSDWEARYCFWRDLIVKTARHLRILVIRPSRLSGLWFRRRPDGLSPLCLDQVLLEMHRAGDLLLPRASSSSSRLPHIFRRALDFLPLGDRRPLALTADCYILAPLLEERSVEVITKLSENCWTSTCVVTMDKFGEVCVGSEEERLAILDYLVTRGRATRLVINKPQAIEGVKLCIAPGAASAASTTDYSLLHLTWTAEKLGKQLHLIDQRYQKSRESAIASLREANKKLALRHTKEMKLASQSRERCSALLDQVEKVLQAISDAESSKKVAEALQSSKRAMQENQINIEEVAQCLLELDENIDALKRLDNALEATTTYGEIDDEDIEEEFKTLQLELNSTKAVAAEAEISEETETDALSNALLNLRLKSEGAKKVEAECCTDENMSNERGLEAA, encoded by the exons atggaggaggaagaggaagcgGCGGCGTTTGTGAGGGAAGAGGTGGAGGACTGGGACGACGAGGTGAAGAGTCGAGCGCGATTCAAAGCGCTGAGCGGGCAGAGGTCGGATTGGGAGGCGCGCTATTGTTTTTGGAGGGATTTAATCGTGAAGACAGCTCGACACCTCCGCATCTTAGTCATCCGCCCTTCCCGCCTCTCCGGCCTCTGGTTCCGCCGCCGCCCCGACGGCCTCTCCCCTTTGTGCCTTGATCAAGTGCTCCTTGAAATGCACCGCGCCGGAGACTTGCTGCTTCCTCGcgcttcttcctcctcttctcGCCTCCCTCACATTTTCCGCAGGGCGCTCGATTTTCTGCCCCTCGGCGATCGCCGCCCTCTCGCTCTCACCGCCGACTGCTACATTCTCGCACCGCTCTTGGAG GAACGATCTGTAGAGGTCATTACCAAATTGTCGGAAAACTGTTGGACTAGTACGTGTGTTGTCACCATGGACAAGTTTGGGGAAGTTTGTGTGGGCTCTGAGGAGGAACGGCTTGCCATTTTGGATTACTTGGTGACACGTGGAAGAGCTACACGCCTTGTCATCAACAAACCTCAAGCTATAGAG GGTGTCAAATTGTGTATTGCTCCTGGGGCAGCTTCTGCTGCCTCAACTACGGATTACAGTTTACTACACTTAACTTGGACTGCCGAGAAGCTGGGGAAGCAGCTTCATTTAATTGACCAACGATATCAAAA AAGTAGGGAGTCTGCTATAGCATCTCTTAGAGAAGCAAACAAGAAACTTGCCCTGAGACATACAAAAGAAATGAAGCTGGCATCTCAAAGTAGAGAGAGGTGCTCGGCACTGTTGGACCAGGTGGAGAAAGTTCTCCAGGCTATTTCGGATGCTGAGTCCTCCAAAAAG GTGGCGGAGGCCTTGCAGAGCAGCAAACGTGCTATGCAGGAAAACCAAATTAACATTGAAGAAGTTGCACAGTGCCTGCTGGAACTTGATGAGAACATTGATGCACTGAAACGACTTGATAATGCTCTAG AAGCAACTACAACATATGGTGAGATAGATGATGAAGACATTGAAGAAGAATTTAAGACGCTGCAGCTGGAGCTAAACAGCACAAAGGCAGTTGCAGCAGAGGCAGAGATATCAGAAGAAACTGAAACGGATGCTTTGAGCAATGCGTTGTTGAATCTTCGTCTCAAGAGTGAGGGAGCCAAGAAGGTGGAGGCAGAATGTTGCACAGATGAAAACATGTCAAATGAGAGAGGCCTTGAAGCGGCTTGA